A segment of the Armatimonadota bacterium genome:
ACGGCCTCGCTCTCGCTGCTTACATCCAGCGCGAGGATTATTTTGTTTTTCATTGACATGTGATTTCTACCAGCCTTTTGCTTGTTTTTATTCGCGTTAGTTTGACTTAATGGACATGCAGCATTAGCATTGTGGCGATTGCACAATCCCTACAATTTCAGAAATGTGCCTAAAGCCATGGCGACTGAGATATGCCTCGAGACCTTCGATAATCTCAATCATGGCATTTGGATATACAAAGTTGGCTGTTCCTACTTGTATTGCACTTGCACCAGCAAGCATGAATTCAACTGCATCCTCGGCAGTCATTATGCCTCCGACTCCGATTACAGGAACATCAACAGCCTTTGCTACTTCCCAAACCATTCTTAATGCAATTGGCTTTATTGCAGGACCCGAGAGCCCGCCAGTAATGTTAGCTAATCGAAACATACGCGTTTCTGCGTTTATTGATGTGCCTATTAAGGTATTGATGAGTGAAATTGCATCTGCTCCTGCATCAACTGCCGCATGTGCAATAGCAACAATATCGGTCACGTTTGGGGAAAGCTTTGGAATTATTGGGAGATGAGTTGCTTTTCGGACTGCATTTACTACTTCAAACGTCATTCGAGGGTCAACACCGAATGCTATACATCCGTGTTTTACATTAGGACACGAGATGTTAATTTCCAAGCCAGCAACACTGTCGGTTTCACTCAGTCGTTGTGCAACCTCAGCGTATTCCTCTATCGTATGTCCAACGATGTTAACAATAACAGGAACATCGAATTGGCTGAGCCAAGGCAGCTTCTCGTTTATTAAATTTT
Coding sequences within it:
- a CDS encoding dihydroorotate dehydrogenase — translated: MSTTSSLEITIAGIHMKNPVIAASGTFGFGKEYSSLVDLNKIGAIITKGTSLEPWVGNPPERIAETAAGMLNSIGLQNDGVENLINEKLPWLSQFDVPVIVNIVGHTIEEYAEVAQRLSETDSVAGLEINISCPNVKHGCIAFGVDPRMTFEVVNAVRKATHLPIIPKLSPNVTDIVAIAHAAVDAGADAISLINTLIGTSINAETRMFRLANITGGLSGPAIKPIALRMVWEVAKAVDVPVIGVGGIMTAEDAVEFMLAGASAIQVGTANFVYPNAMIEIIEGLEAYLSRHGFRHISEIVGIVQSPQC